The Argiope bruennichi chromosome X2, qqArgBrue1.1, whole genome shotgun sequence sequence CCATCGAGAGAAAGCCTGGGCAAGGTCATCAAAGAGCCATGACGGCCAGAGAAGATCGCCATTTGTCCATTTTAGCGAAACGTAACAGAGGGGCTACAGCTTCCCGGCTCTCTCGGAACCTGTATGCAGTCACAGGAACCAGTGTATCAAGGGTGACTTGTTTCAAGAGACTGAATGAGAGAGGATTGTTTGCTAAAAGACTGGCTGTTTGCGTCCCGCTCACGTCTACGAACAGGAGGAGTCCGATTAGCATGGTGCAGGCAACATAGTGATTGGAGTGTGGAGCAACGGGCAACCGTTCTGTTCACCGACGAGTCCCGTTTTAGCCTAAACACCGATTCTCGCCGtactttcatatggagagagcCAGGGACCCGCTACCTACCCTCCAATGTCTACGAAATCGACATGGCGGTGTCAGTGTAATGGTCTGGGCAGGCATCATGTTAGATGACCGCACACCTCTCCACGTCTTTGACAGAGGCACTGTGACTGGCGTGAAGTATAGGGATAAGGTCTTGGAGCCCTATGTTCGCCTTTTCCGGGGTGCAGTGGGCCCCGAGTTCATCTTAATGGACGATAACGCGAGATCACATAGAGCTCTTCTGGTCGACGAATTCCTCGAGAGTGAGTATATTCGCCGGATGGATTAGCCAGGCAGGTTTCCAGAACGCAACCCTATACAGCATGTCTGGGACGCTCTGGGGAGGGCAATTGCAAActcgcacccccccccccctccgagaACCATCCAGGAACTGAAAACAGCATTGGTGAATGAGTGGGaccaattcatgtgacgtaaaagtcacatgtcatgaacttatgcgcatggcatttaagatTTCATCCTCAACGCTTTCGTCGAcgagtctgccattaacgttctctgccaagtatgaagcggatttcttgtttacatttgaatttgaagttacaattttgagtcattttctttcctcttattatatgttaaaagaggaaatactggtgtacTGTTGGATGCTCTAATGCGAAACATAAGAGTGATTGtcttgataaaatgttttttttaatttcctttcaacaatcctgacttgggttatTAGCTTTGAATTAGAAGGTTTTACGCCttcttcgaagtcggtgatatgctccgatcattttgaagaatccattcagtgtgtgtccatttactaaatataagAAATCGAAACTCAAAGCTttccagtaattttttagaaaaactcttcgaggAAAAAGAAATCGGAAAGTGATCTgccatcaaaaacaatcaaacaaaatcgtgagtgcatttttaatttattttattgacatttgatgaaatttctgataattttgaatatgcttaaacggttttaaaatgtttacatgaatattgtATTGCACTTTACCTGCAAAttcttatctaaaattaattgatgtaaataaacaaactcctgttgcaaaaaaatatcactcttaatttaaaattaacaactgATATAATGCTAAACTtgggtggaagtgaataaatttcttaaagatttatttaataagtgaatcctttactaactaatgaaaatccaattttcttattgactgttatcagcgtttataattaatgtattttaataaaagtgctcttaatttgttaaattgaatgttatatatataagaaatatatattaaagttttgaaaatacatgTCATTTAGtaaagtatataaatgcaagagaattgattactaagaaaaattatttgaattctgatttcagtaggatgtactctgcttcttcccagactattactttttctgaaataatcgactAGATCAGCAATTTGCAAAAATAGCTGCAAGAAGTTCAGGATTCTGTGAGAATGAAAGAGATTTATTCCAGAGAATATTGTTGATGATATTAAAATCGGTGCATTGACATGTTTCATTAAAGAAAGGTTTCTCtctataaatgttcttttttgaattttgaagcagatcatcaaaaattaaatttgttgaagaGTCCAGTTGATTTATGTGTTCTGTTCCTTGTTAAATTAAGAACtggaatttcaaatgattttttatctattttgtttgaaatttcagattctactgtttcaagaattttaattttgtaacaacagtttttttatgaaaagttgaaATTGTTACCTATATTTCCTCCAAAGTCATTCGTTATTGAAACCATGATAAAACAGTTTGATTCTGAAATAAAGACTCCAGAGTCATTATTGACTGCACTGAATTTCCTATATAGAAACCTAGTAATCCAGTAGAACAGCAAATGACTAAGCTTTTATAAGAAgacaaatactttaaaagatatgATAGTCGTAATGCCTTCAGGACCATCAGCTTCATTTCACCATTATACTGTGGTAGCATATCTGGCAAGGAACTTTTTGCTAAAAGTAATCTGATGGATATATTAGAACCGAATAATGTTGTAATGACAGATAAAGGCTTCAAAATAGAACAAGAACTACAAAAAATaggatataaattgaaatatcctaaatttttaaaagactattcagtttaatattactgaaagaaTTGATAACTCCAAGGTATCCAGTGTAGGGGTTACAGTAGAAAGAgctatttcaagaataaaatgtacaaatatacaTGTTATACATGTATATTTGTACATTACTCTCCCTTATACATGTTTATATAATgtcaattcagtattttttattacttgcttGTTATGTAACTTTCAAAGACCATTAATTAAcatcaaaaaatgtttatatttgactttatttgttatttttagcattatgataaaatgcattataagttTACTTTTGTAttatgaatcttaaaattttctttactttttagtaagtgatattatttagttattgctaggtaatcatgtctaataacaaaagagcaacATGGATTgctccagaaagcattattactagttttgTGAAGGATTGAACGTGAATCAATCAAGGTGTGTCAAGCAACTGTTTCTATtgcaaaaaatgaaatgtcattagtttcttgtatttaaactgaaattgattgTTATAATATCATGCTATGCCATTGTGCATCTcagttatttctgttttaaaaaatacagatcttttccttgaaaatcaatttctatatcagcatttattatatttttattcccaacttcattgctacatagATGTttcactcttcttttttttttttcttttcttctatttctttaacatatcaattttgaattataaaattctgtaaaagcataaaaatgtttcttccaactcctctttatatcctatttaacttctctctctctctctctctctatatatatatatatatatatatatatatacttgtttattaaatttactgtattgtatgtttttattttattttatgattttattcaatgtaatttttatcattgtaactttagcatttaaaaaaattcataaatgttctgctttaaaagtatattgttcaacattaagtttttattggtgataaaaaaaacaactgttgtttagtatctaggatgcttctgttgaataaaattgatttcatcatttacattgacattcttgtcatgctgtgtttatattctttctaagtgtctagaaaaataaatgttgataaatagtaaatagtttttgagttttttgaattagtgagtatattgaaacatccatttcatatcatatttttttcaaatccatttcatccataacatatttttttcaaaaaattatcatatacatttttttttttttttttttgtaatgtgtaaataaaaactatgaaagcgtaattttgtttgttttcctttaatgatttctactaattaaaatgaagtaaatgattcataagttgcatagattaaaaaaaaaaggtatctataccttttatatttcataatttgaaattgtaaacataaattattcaatatatactaatttgagtttcatgttctttcctctgagtaagctgaaaacatcaaagtctctattaataaaaatcatcacataagaaaaaaaaaagttaataatttcattagtaagctttaaaatattaacttatctaagagtaataattatttttaaaaagaactttattcataagattcaacattcaataatatttaaataatatgtaaaaaagaacatatgtaatttttcaaaagcatgtcatagtcatttgtcaaaatgtattctttttataaaaaagaacatgGGTAAGGAAAGAATAAcacggcaccaaacgaattaaaaagcgttgttaattaatatgcaaaaacaataattccattgaaaatgccaattaaaattttaatataagaaataaaattacataactacgaacatttagagaaaataattcaaaatattaattttttttttttaaatcaagtgtttttaataattgatcggctagcgtaacatttactaaacaatggtttcatcaacgttatcggcagatatcccgacatgcgcagaacggttgaaaattgaacagaatacatgcgcagaacggttgaaaattgaacagaagcggtttatttggtacctgacacgtgaccgtgaattgaccccatccTCATTTCCAGTAGACATCACGTTGCTGCGTATATAGCTGTAAGAGGGGACCCTACCCCCTATTAACCCTTTCTTTTGTGTATTTTGCAACCGCTGTTTCAGAGCTTCAGACTTCCATGAATGTTACGCACAAACATGTGTGTCTATTATAACtgttgaatgtttattttgtttgcattatatCAACCTATgttcacaccaaattttattaaaatctgtccAGTAGTTCTGGAGATCGTagatcaaatatgaaaattctcttaatttcttacaCCAGTGTAAATTGCTTTTATACCAACGTAAAAGTGTTGCCACATGATCTGCAATTTGCAGTAGAAACAACTTTTTATGTTAGTTAAAGACAGCAACAGAAgtttaatttttgagataaaaataatttcggaatTAATTAGTACTACTCAGATAATTTAATGTCAACTGATACATGAAACCTTCCATGTTTATCAgtgaatatattttgcatataagtttatatatctaaactgaatacaaaaatttgtataaatcaaAATCCGACTTACCGACAGGCTCTTCATCACTAGTGTGCAAATCTCTATTTTCAGCTAAATCATTGCGCTTTATACTCGATGCATCAGCTGCAGCTCGATCTAGCTCTCCGGCTGCTTATCagtgaatatattttgattatgagCTCATATATCTAAActgaattcaaaaatacaaaaatttctataaattaaaattcgactTACCGACAGGCTCTTCATCATTAGTGTGCAAATCTCTATTTTCAGCTAAATCGTTGCGCTTTACACTCGATGCATCAGCTGCAGTTCGATCTAGCTCTCCGGCTGCTTATCagtgaataattttgattaagtGTTTATATATCTAATctgaattcaaaaatacaaaaatttgtataaatcaaAATTCGACTTACCGACAGGCTCTTCATCACTAGTGTGCAAATCTCTATTTTCAGCTAAATCATTGCGCTTTACACTCCATGCATCAGCTGCAGCTCGATCTAGCTCTCCGGCTGCTTATCagtgaatatattttgattaagagTTTATAGATCTAAtctgaattcaaaaatttgtataaaccaAAATTCGACTTACCGATAGGCTCTTTATCACTAATCTGCAAACCTCTATCTACAACTAAATCTTTATGCTTTACACTCCATGCACCAGCTGCAGCTGTTTCTGGCTGTCTAGCTGTTTATCAgtgaatatattttgtatatgagtttatatagataaactgaattcaaaatataaaaatttctatacaaaattcGACTTACCAACAGTCTCTTTATCACTAATCTGCAAACCTTTATTTTCAGCCACATCATTATGCTTTACTCTCCATTCACCGGTTGCAGCTCCATCTGATTCTTTATAACTCCTCACACATTTCTTCAGCAAGAAACAGCGAGGCATCTCTTCAGATTGTCGAGTGAAGCTTAAGTGAAACGGTCCGTATATGatacttttattaattgaattatgtctaaagaataaaatttatatctgaaatgttCATTTCATTTAGCAGTTccttatgtattttttaaaaaaagtatataaacacACGAGCAAAAATGCGCTTCATTTACTCGAATAGAAATAGATTCGTTATTTTTTCGTTTGTAAATGCAAGGAAAACAATCTTCTGggaatatttaaaaggaattatatatttttatgaatcatcGAAAGAATAAGTCGAACGTAGATGACAAAATAACTTTCAAGGAAGTATACATTCAAATcaatagaattatttcaatttcgaatatttgttttaaatgtagtaatatttttctttgaatgtgatattcaaaatgtcaaaaataaggataaaatacCTGAAATATATCGAATAATgttctttcatattattaattgtatcatttatttcagaaattctgtCATTCTTTTAGTCATCAACTGATCTTTTTACACCACTAACTAAACACTAAATGCAATATTGCATACATATTATTGTGTTGTGCTTAAAGTTAAAAGCAATAAAactactattaaatttatattgcttcttacagaagtaaataaattaatattacatactTACAGAAAACATTGGAAAATGTATTATGAATATATTGTGGTAAGAATAAGACGTTAAAcgaaagttataatttatttgattaaagggaaatattttttctcctgttttatatttttgtattcttcaaatttcaatagttacaatacaataaaaatacaatgcTGTTAATCTTAAGAAATGAATTCAGAATACAAATagttacaatacaataaaaatacaataatcttAAGAAATGTAGTTCATAAAAAACTCACAGCTACAACGGTCTCAATTACAAAACGATATGCAACATGGCGGCAGGTGGAAACAAACTTTTAGATTAATTTCCGTTTGGCGTTTGGAATATGCGAGAATAATCctgtaaatacaattttcttatattttattatggaagCCAAGTCACACTCACCTTAAAGTTAAATGGTGATTTTtacgaaaactgaaaaaaattcacacaaagtttaattatttaaaagtacgggaaaataaacaaactaaaaaagTTAAAAGCACCTGCTTGTCTAATTttctccgcgcttttgcgcatgcgttgggatgggtttaattcatcaaaataggggtgagggaaaaaatgagagaaggatcaatttatatttaacatactAGCGTCTCAATTGCAACGTTTATCCCTATGGGATGGACGAATCCATCATAAACCGTACTTTTCACAGGTAGATAGATACGTGTGAGTGAGAGGGGCACCAGGGATAAAagttgtcttttaaatgttgagttgcaGCTCAACACTTTTCCCTGTTCAGTTGAATCGTTGTTCGATGTGCATGAGGGAAAACATCGTCATTGCTTTTATACGTGAATAAATTGtcggttttttttgttttttttttttaaatctagcgAGTGCGAATAATCAATCATAAATTTCCCCtaattaatgtctatttttaaatcgcAATTTCTTATCTTTGTAATTCATGTTTTTGCTGTTTACAATTTGTTCTTGTGATGCGTTTCATAAAcagatcatataaaatttttagaaatgtataaattacattgtaaatgaaaaggtaatgtgatattgatatcacagtATATGATCTGTTTATATTCATGtatctaatatgaaaataaaacaaattattatccaTTCCAtatatgcttcttttttatttggtcattatattactcttgtgctttgtagttttaagcaaatgcatgttaaattcttgtaacttctaaataatttaagGTGATAAACTAACAGGAATTCATATCTGTAGTCATaattaaataacacattttatgaGTAGAAGACATATAACCAAAAGTTAATGATctgtcatctttatttttaaaaaaatgagtaaaacaacattgacataaatttataaaaataataatttagaaatttttttaaaagttcactgtaaaaacaactttatattataattaactaCTGAAGGAAAGTATTTAGATCTTCCTctctctttattttcaattattcagtCTTCAATTTATATCTAACTTAAATAAAACTGACTAAACAAAACATAAAAGCTAAGCAATAGCATTCATATCATAGTGGTATAATAAATATAGCATGTTGAATAAGtaagtatatattgtaatttttgttgTATATCAAGGCAAGCCTTTATTCAAGAATCAGTTTTCTGATCATGtattctgaatttattgaaagtattttgagatttattattttaattaattcaaaattaatgtttgatTGAGATTTACCTTACTATATTCCAATATAGtgtaatacattataaatttcaaaagtttttgaataaaatttttgttactacAAAAATTTGTTACTGCACTATTTTTGtgacaaattaatcatttataaattataacataattgtaaatatacttaaaatgctTCCATTTGATAAAGTTATTTATCAGCCTAATtagtgttatttgaaaataagatgcACCTGTTAATGATTTAAAGttgcaaagaattgtattttatagtgattttttttaaacatagaactatttaaatccaattttctaGTGACAATTCATACAAAGCTATATTcagttacataaaattatttaaatataatttcctgCTAATGTATCGGAGGATATAAGTCTTTTTAATAGTGTTTTTCTAGCTGTTAAGTCATATTATGAAGAATTTCATGTCTATACTTGAAGCTTTCTcagtatgtttcaaaatataaaaaaataatgaaggattAATAATAATGGTTTT is a genomic window containing:
- the LOC129959716 gene encoding zinc finger protein 90-like encodes the protein MPRCFLLKKCVRSYKESDGAATGEWRVKHNDVAENKGLQISDKETVARQPETAAAGAWSVKHKDLVVDRGLQISDKEPIAAGELDRAAADAWSVKRNDLAENRDLHTSDEEPVAGELDRTAADASSVKRNDLAENRDLHTNDEEPVAAGELDRAAADASSIKRNDLAENRDLHTSDEEPVEDKLHICNYCGKALKNLSTFRGHSELHIGVDHYPCILCKWKFRSLPQLVLHMNSEHPTEFKNSEDPQSLISDAIYSKFS